Below is a window of Chryseobacterium arthrosphaerae DNA.
GAAATATCTTTTCAATTTATTTATCACATGCAGTCTCCCTCGTAATTCCCGCAATCCGCCCATTGACTTCAATAGGTCTGAAATGTTTTTTCTTGAACTCAGATGGCGTTTCTCCCGTATGCTGCTTGAATAACTTATTGAAATAGGAAAGACTTTCAAAACCAACCTGAAAACAGACTTCTGTCACTGAATAATCTTTTAAAAGAAATATTTTTGCCTGGTTGATCCTGTAATTGTTAACAAAATCGGTAAAGGTCATATTCGTCTGTTTCTTAAAATAACGGCAGAAGGCTGGAGTGCTTAAACCTACTGTTTGGGCTATGTCATTGACATTAGGTTTTTTATCATAGTTTTCATGGATGTAATCGTAGATGGTGCCCATTCTGATCTTGTCATTCAAAAACCATTTGATTCTTGTGTCTTCCTTATTCAGTTCTTTTACCTCCGCAGAATCGGCCAGGATCTTCAAAATTTCTATGAGCCCCATGAAAGATTCAAAACTATTTTTGTCCCGGATGATCTGAAGCTTTTCAACCACTGTTTTTTTGGTTTCTCCATAGAAAGACAAGCCCAGATAAGAGCGTTCCAACAGTTTTTTTATATTTTCAAATTCAGGAACGGGCAGAATAATATCCTGAAGAAAATTTTCCCGCATCTGCAGTACAAGTTGCCTGCATTCCGTCTGAATACCATAATCGAAATTGAGATGAGGAACATTGGCGCCAATTAATAAAAGATCACTGTCTGTAAAACCGGAAATATCTTTACCTACGTGTCGGATTCCGTTGGTGGCCTCTACATAAACCAGTTCTGTTTCAGGATGATAATGCCAGAAAAAACAGTTTTTCAGAGAGGGAGAGAAGAGCTTGAATGACTTTCCTTTTTCAAACGTAATATTTTCTTTCTGAATTTTCATTGTGTTCTGTTTTGATTGTTTCTGAATTTAAAATTAAATAAAAAGGTTAATACGGAGCAAATTTTTATCATTCAGAGAGAAGTGAAATCCAATCTTTCTGTCGAATTTTGCACTTTCATAATTTGAAGATGGGAAAAGCCATTTTTTTAATTTAAAAATAATATAATAAAAGAATCAGCAATAATGAAGATTGATAAACGAATAATACCGCTGGCAATAGGCGGTTTGGGAATAGGAACCACAGAATTTACCGTAATGGGGCTTCTTCCGGATATTGCCAAAACATTACAGATCTCAATTCCGCAGGCCGGGCACCTGATTTCTGCCTATGCAATGGGAGTTGTCATTGGGGCTCCGATTCTGATCGGCTATTCTGTGAAGTTTCCGCCGAAAAAAGTACTGATTGCTTTTATGCTGCTGTTTACTTTATTCAACGGGCTTTCTGCAATTGCTCCCAATTACGGGACAATGTTGATCATCAGGTTTATGTCCGGGCTTCCTCACGGAGCATTTTTCGGAGTAGGAACGGTGGTTGCGGCTAAAATGGCAGGAAAAGGAAAAGAAGCATTTTATATATCGATGATGTTTACAGGGCTTACCGTGGCCAATCTGGTGATGGTTCCTCTGGTAACATATATCGGGCATACTTTCCACTGGAGGCTGTATTTTGCCATTGTAGCTCTGATTGGTGTTTTTGCATTATTATTTTTAAAATTATGGCTACCCGCCATGGAGGCCAATCAGAATACCCATTTCCTGGAAGAACTCAAATTCCTGAAGAAGAAGCAATCCTGGCTGGTGCTGGCGATTACCGCAATCGGATTTGGAGGGCTTTTTACCTGGTTGAGTTACATTACTCCTTTAATGACCGTAATTTCCGGAGTTGCTTCCAGCCAGATGGCCTATGTAATGGTGCTGGCAGGAGCTGGAATGGTTGTAGGAAACCTGGGAGGAGGTGTTATTTCAGATAAATTGGGACCGGAGAAAACCTGTGCGCTTCTGATATTCCTGATGATGATTTCCCTGATGGGGGTATTCTTACTTTCCGAACACCAGAATATTGCTTTTGTACTTACCTTTATGTGTGGGGCTTTATCCATGTCTATTGCGGCACCTATTAATATTATGATGATGAAAGCGGCACCGGGAAGTGAAATGATGGCAGCGGCTTTTATGCAGGCAGGATTTAATATTGCAAATGCTATGGGAGCTTTTTTTGGCGGAATACCCTTAGAATACGGATTACCTTTCAACTATCCGTCATTGGTTGGGGTTGGGATGACCTTTATTGGATTTGCAATCAGCGTAAGATATATGTACCTGTACGGTTCGGCAACTGTTGCAGAAGAGGAAAACGCTGCAGAATGCGTTTCCTGTGATAAATAAAACAATATAATTTGTTACAGAACAGACTTTAAAAATCTGTAGGTAAAAAATATAAAAGCTGCTTCAAAGTCAAAAAACAGACTTGAAGCAGCTTTTTAAATAAGTTCTTCTTCAGATCAGAATTTAAAGACACAGCCGCAAACGCTCATTTTGCCTTCTACAACTGTAGTCCATTGACCGTTCCACGTACCTCCATAAGACGCACAGATGGCCGGGCAAACTTCTTTAGCGTCTTCGTTGCTCCAGATCGGACCTGCTAAAACATCTAAAGTATATTCCGTACTGCCGGTTGGCTCAGTGTTGAGTTCAACTTCTATAACGCTCATTTGTCCTTCTACAATGGTTGTCCATTGTCCGGTAAACTTTCCTAAGTGTGCTGCGGCGATACGTCCGCCTAATTTCTGTGCTTCGTCATTGCTCCATAGTGGTCCTGCAATAATGTTGATTTTGAATGTTGACATGGTGAAAATTTTTATGGTTTAACATTACAAATGTACTCACCATTATGGGAAATGTTTACCGTAGAATATACTAAATTAATTATTAGGTGTTTTTACGTATCGTATTGATATTGATTGGTATATAATGAAAAAGGCTGCCTTTAAAGGCAGCCTTTCGCTGTTGTATAAGGTTGGTTAAGCTTCAACCTCATTACCGTTTTTACACCAGTAAAGTGCATTGTATAAATTTTCCTTTGGGAAGGATTTAAATTCTCCGGGCATCAGAACACTGAAAACATCTGTAAAGTTCTGCACCCCTTCTTTGTCTGTAACGATGGCGGTACGATTCCACTTGGCGAGGTTCTTTAACCCCAGCAGTAGATCTTCAAGCCAGGCTCCCATGGTAAAATTATCCAGATCGGTATCCAAATACAATAAGTAATTCAGCTCACCGAATTGGTCTACTTTCTCTTTTACCCGCGGAATTACCAGTTTCTCAAAATCCTCTTTCGTTACAACTCCGGTTGCATTGAAAGCTGCAACATTCTCCGGAGCTTCTGGAATAATTGTTATCATAATAAATATTTTATGGTGGTTTGATTTTTAAGAGATAACAATAACCACACCGTAATTTGATAATAAATTGTTAAAATAGATTTAAATATTACTATTTTTAAGGTAAAATAGTAATATGGATCTGAAATCAAATGAACCTTTCTGGCTTTTAAAAAATGGATTGATCGCTTCTCACCCCTCCCTGAAATCTGATCAGGAATGCGATGTTCTCATCATAGGCGGTGGTATTACAGGAAGCCTGATTGCCCATCAGATGGTGGAAGACGGGTATAAGACGATGCTGATTGATAAGCGGGAGCTTTGCAACGGAAGCACTTCTGCCACCACCTCAATGCTGCAGTATGAAATAGATGTTCCCCTCTATGAATTGATCGGGAAAATCGGGATGAAAGGGGCGGTTGCCAGCTATAAAGCCTGTAGTGATGCTATTGATATCATCGATAAGCTCTCCAAAAAAATTAGATCCGGTGCAGGATTCAAGCGTAAAAAATCACTGTATTTTGCTTCTAAAAAGAAAGATGTGGAATGGCTTAAAAAAGAGTACGAAGCCAGAAAACGTTTTGGATTTGAAGTGAAATGGCTTTCAGATAAGCAGGTCTCAGAACAGTTCGGCTTCGAAAATACCTATGGCGGAATTCTCTCAAAGCAGGGGGGAAGTATTGATGCCTTCCAGTTTGCTCACGAATTATGCAAGCATAATATAAAGAAAGGGCTGGAAGTTTTTGATAAAACAGAATTGCAAAAGGTGGAATACCATAAAGGATTTAACGTGGCTGTTACAGCTGAAGGTTTCCGGATCAGGGCTAAAAAAATAATATACTGCATTGGTTATGAAAGCAAAAATCTATTGAAAGAAAATTTTGTTAACCTGAAAAGCACCTATGCTGTGGTATCTGAAATAGATAAGGATAAGTTTAAAAATATTACAAGTACTTTGGTCTGGAATACCGATGATCCTTACCTCTATATGCGGACTACCGATGATGGCAGGATCCTGATAGGAGGCGGGGATGAAGATTTCTATGATGCTGAAAAGCGTGATGCCCTGCTGAATAAAAAAGAAAAGGAAATTTTAAAAGGCCTCAGGAAAATCAAACCTGATTATCATTTCTATTCCGATTTTGTGTGGGCAGGTACCTTTGGGGAAACCAAGGATGGTCTTCCTTATATCGGAGAACATAAAAAGTTCAGAAACTCTTATTTTGTTCTGGGATTTGGCGGAAACGGAATTACATTCTCCGTAACGGGAATGGAAATGGCTTCTTTATTTATGAAAAATAAAAAGCACCTGCTGTCCCGGTATTTTAAATTCGGAAGATAATTTTTTAAGTACAAAAGTTTTAGGCAGGCATGACAAACCTTCGCATTATGAACTAAGCTTACAAAATCTGGTCTTTTCTCAGAATATCACCATTCTGCACCAATAAAAATAGTAGAGCTGGCCAAAGCCCGCTCTACTGTTATCACAAACTGTATCCGTTTTTCTTAGCCAGTTCCTGTATTGAACTTTCAATGGCTTTTCCCAGATCGTCAGAATCGTCATTTCCTCTTTTTTTCATTTCACCATCAATGTAGTTCTGACGTTTTTTAGACAGTTCCTCTATTTCTTTCTGAATTTTTTCACGTTCTGCTGATTTTGCCGCGACAGCTTTTTTTATTTCTTCCTTACTTTTTCCTTTCAGTTCGGCTGGAAGCTCACTTTCTTTTACGGAAGCAATAAATCCGGCATCTTTTTCGGCCCTGTCAACAAGATCCCAGTGCTCATTTTTGTAGGCATTCTTTTTTGATTTGGAAACAGTTCTTTCCACAAGGTTGGATACCGATTGTACCTCGGCGTTTTTATCCTGGGTAATCTGTTTCATTTTGTATTCAGAACCATGGTTGCCGTAGTAAATGTAAGTATCATTCAGTTTGGCATTGCATTCGGAAATCCTGATATCGTAAGGTGTTTCTATATAGATCACTTTTTTATCGCTGTCGATATTGAAGTATTTACCGCCTCCGGTTGCTGCACCGTTTTGCCAGTAATCCCGGATACCTTCCTCACGGCTTCCGCAGAAAATAGTATTGGTGTAGATGTTTTTATTCTTTGCCTTTGAGATAACATCTTTATAATTAACTCTTCCCTGATCGAAAGGTTCGTTACCTGCAATATAAATCAGCTTCATACTTTTCTCATTGCCATCCCAGTTCAGATTGTTTGAGGCATCACGAATGACAGCACCGCAATATTCACTACCGCCATTGGTTCTTAATGCAAATAATTTTTCAGAAACCAGATCGAGATCCTGAGTGAGAGGTGTAACCTGGCGGATGTAATTCTCATCACGGATACCGTCGTTTCCATATTCATATAAGGCAATCTCAACTTGTGGCGTCTGGCCGTTATATTTTAAAGTGGTCAGCGTATTGACAATATTCCAGAGCCTTGATTTTGCCTGGTCAATCAGCCCGTCCATACTGTTGGAAGTATCCAGTAATAGGGCTACCTGGATTTTATTATCCTTTGATATTGTATTGAACGGAAGTGCGGAAGCATTTTGTACAGACAGGCTTCTGTTTTCCATATTACTTTTCGAGCAGCCGGTACCGGGAGCTGTTCCGGAGCTTAAGAAAGCTGCTGCGATGGCTAAGATTTTTAAAGTTGTCATATTATTATTTTTTTATAGGTTATTTGCTGGTAATATTCTGTTTCCCACTTATTGGAGTTCACTGCTTTTTGAGAAGTTTTCTCTTTCTGTTTTATTTTTTGTAATGTTTTCATTGATGATGAAGTAAAATTATGTGTATTTAAGGCTGGAATTTGGGAGACTTGGTGGAACGGGCTTTTCACTTGGTGGATAATATGACTGAGAATAGTCTGTTCAGATATTCAATGGCTTGAAGAAACATTCAGACCTTGCTAAGCGTAACGAATTTAATATTAAACACTTGGTTTAAACTAGTCTAAGCTTTTATACCAAAGGTTTCTGTTCGTACCAGTAGCAAAACAAAAAAGCTGCCTTTTGGGGCAGCCTCCTTAAATCTGTTATTTTAAAGGATTTCGTATCTGGTTTTGATACTGTATTTCAGCTTGATATTTTCAATATTGTCAAAAGAATAATCTACCGGAGCATCTGCTGCTTCCATCTGTACATTTGCCATTCTGCTTTTGTAAGCCACAGGAAGTACCGTATCACTGGTATAATCTTCTATTTCTACAATTTCAATAGCATTTCCGGTCTTTTTACCCATGCTTTCCAACAGGTAATCTGCTTTTTCTTTAGCCGCTTTTAAAGCATTGATTTTTACTGCCTTCCTGAAATCTGCAATTTTGGTATTCTTTACCTCAGCAATGTTCAGGCTGCTTACCCATTTCTGATTCAGATCTTCAAAGATCTTAGCAATATTGGCTTTTGTGCCGGCTTTAAACTGATAATTCTTAGTGAATTTTGCCGTTTTGGAGTAGATATTCTGGTACATTGATTTGAATTTGATATCCTCATTCTTCACTCCGGCACTCTTGAGTGTTTCAAACAATTTCTTTTCATTATCTGCCAGATCATTCTTGTTATCTGCTTTTATTCCGATACTGAAGATGATTTCATCCGGTTCAATTTCCATTTCCGCCACTCCTGTTACTTCAATGGCATTTTTCTTTACTTCCTGAGCATTGACAAAGCTCCCTAATGTTAAAATTCCGATTAATAAAAAATGTTTCAATTTCATAATTTCCTGTTTTTAAATTTTAAATTCTGATGTAAAATTACCGGGATCTGGAACTGGAAATCGGGAGACTTGGTGAAACAGAGCTTTCACTTGGTGAGTTGTGGAACTTATCTTTAAAATGAAGACGGTAGCTTTCTCTTTGTAATATTGATTAAAAATTGGAAAATTTTATAACGCTAAGACCGCAAAAGAATAAGGGACAAGATGCTGGATATTTCCGTTCGCAAGGGCATTCTATTCAGCTGAGTAATTTAATAACGCCAATTATTATCGGGCTTCATTGCTGAGTGTTAACGCCTTTGTGAACATATATTATTTATTCATAAAAGAATCTTTGCGAACGTTGCGTTATAATGATTGGGAAACACTTTACTTGAAAAATTGGAAAATTTTATAACGCAAAGACCGCAAAGAATAGGGAAAAAGATGGTGGATATTTCCGTTCGCAAGGGCATTCTATTCAGCTGAGTAATTTAATACCGCCGATTAGTATCGGGCTTCATTGCTGAGTGTTAACGCCTTTGCGAACGTATATTATTTATATCTATAAAAAATCTTTGTGAACGTTGCGTCATAATGATTGGGAAGACATGTCTCTATAAATTCACACTTTACCTGAAAAAATTGGAAAATTTTATAACGCAAAGACCGCAAAGAATAGGGAAAAAGATGGTGGATATTTCCGTTCGCAAGGGCATTCTATTCAGCTAAGTAATTTATTACCGCAGATTAGTATTGGAATTCATTGCTGAGTGTTAACGCCTTTGCGGACGTTTATTATTTACATCTATAAAAGAATCTTTGCGAACGTTGCGTTATAATGATTGGGAAAACATACCTCTATAAATTCACACCTTACCTGAAAAATTAGAAAATTTTATAACGCAAAGACCGCAAGAATAGAAAAAAAGATGCTGGATATTTCCGTTCGCAAGGGCATTCTATTCAGCTAAATAATTTAATACCGCCGATTATTATCGGGCTTCATTGCTGAGTGTTAACGCCTTTGCGAACGTATATTATTTATATCTATAAAAAATCTTTGTGAACGTTGCGTCATAATGATTGGGAAGACATGTCTCTATAAATTCACACTTTACCTGAAAAATTGGAAAATTTTATAACGCAAAGACCGTAAGAATAGGGAAAAAGATGCTGGATATTTCCGTTCGCAAGGGCATTCTATTCAGCTGAGTAATTTAATACCGTATATTAGTATCGGGCTTCATTGCTGAGTGTTAACGCCTTTGCGGACGTTTATTATTTACATCTATAAAAGAATCTTTGCGAACGTTGCGTTATAATGATTGGGAAAACATAACTCTATAAATTCATACCTTATAACTAGTCGCATTCAAAAAGAAAATCATAGATTTTCAAAAAACTTATATGTACTTCTCATCGCCAAGCATTATTAGCTTAAAAAACTAAAGTGTTTAAAATCTTTTGTGGCTAAATAATAATCTTAGTTGGCACTTCAAAATCTAATTTTTTCCAACTTGGTGAAATAAGGCTTTCACTTGGTAAAGAATAGAATACGATCAATAAAGTTTTACTTACTTTGCAGTAAAGATCTGAAATCTGTGAAATTAGTTTTTAAAATAGTACTTATTATAATATTAGCATCAGGGAATTCCCTTGTTGCCCAGGATACTACACGGGTTTCTAAAGTTCTGAATTCTGCTGCAAAACTGAAAAAAGCAGTTGATAAAAATGATAATAAAGGCGTTGCAGATACCTATGTGGGAATGGCCAATGACTATTACAATCAGGGAAATTATGCCAAAAGCGAAGAGTATCTCATCAAAGCAAAAAATATCTATCAGAATCTGAACGATAAAAAAAATCTTGAAATCACCACCAGAAAACTGGCACAATCCCAGGAGAAACAAAATAAAATAACTCCCGCAATCAGTAACTACAGCATGGCTGCACAGATGGGATATAGTGAAAAAAGTAAGGCTGTGAATGCCAACGATGTTGCAAGACTTTCTTCTCCTTCTCCCGAACTGCGGGCCGAAGCTATTCAGAATAATATCAGCCTGAGCAAGAAAGAGAATGAGCAGGCAGATCTGGCGGAAAGCTATAGTCAGCTTGCAGAAGTCAATATACAGCAAAAGGATGTTTCCAGAGCGGAAGAAAACCTTAACAACGCTTATAAAATCTCAAAAAAAGAAGCCCCACAACAGGCATTGGCCATCAATCAGAAGCTGGCCGATCTCTATGTGGAAAATAAAAACTTTGATAAAGCGATTGAAGCCAAGAAAACAGTACTGAAGGAAGATTTTGTGAAAGAGAATTCACAGGAAAAGGTGAATCAGATCCAGGAGCTGGCGGATATCTATATCAAGAAGAATGATCCTGAAGAAGCAGTAAGTCTTTTAAAAAACGCTTATGGGATTGCTTTGAATAAAGGGCATACCATGGAAGCACAGAGAAGTGTGAAAAAACTGGACAGTCTCTATGCGATTTCCGGGAATACGGATGCCTCGGTACAGCTATACAGAGATTTCCTGGGAAAACTTCCGGATCTTGTGTCTAAAGACAGAAGCCTGGTGGACAATAAAATACTTGAAGATACCGAACAACGGATTTCCCAGCTTGAAAAAGAAAAAGAGCTGAAAGATGAGCTGATCCGTAAGAAGAATGTCTTCAATTACAGTTTGATTGCAGCTTTAATCCTTCTGACGGGGCTGATCTTTATTATTTTCAGAACCCTGAAAAAAGTTCAGATCAAAAACAAAAAAATTGCTCTTCAGTCGCTCCGGAGAGAAATGAATCCGCATTTTATCTTTAACAGTTTAAATAGCGTCAACCATTTTATAGCCACAAATAATGAACTGGAAGCCAATCAGTATCTGACAAAGTTCTCCAAGCTGATGCGCGGAGTAATGGAAAACTCAACAGAAGATTTTATTCCTTTCCAGCAGGAACTTGATCTGCTTCAGAATTATCTTGCGCTGGAAAAAACACGTTTTGCCGACAAATTCGATTATGAAATTGAAGTTGATGAAAATCTTAATCTCCAGAGCCAGCAGGTTCCCGGAATGCTTGTACAGCCTTTTCTGGAGAATGCAATCTGGCATGGCCTCCGCTACAGAACTGAAAAAGGGTTTTTAAAACTGAGCTTTGAAAAAGATGACCAATATCTGAAGATTACCATTGAAGACAACGGAATAGGAATCGAAGAAAGCAAAAAACAGAAAACCCGGCACCAAAAAACGAGAGAAGGACGGGGAATGAAAAATACACTTGAAAGAGTTCAGCTATTGAATGACCTCTACAAAAAAGACATTACCTGCTCAGTAAAAGATAAAGACAACAATGGAGGAGTTTTGGTGACCATCAGGATCAATCTTGCTTAATTTGTAGGATTTCAATTTTTATTCTCAATATTATTCCGGAATATTTTTTGCCTGAAGCATTGAGTGTTTCCATGCACAGGTTTCAGATTGTATGAATGGGTAAATATTCCTAATTTGCATCGTGCAGTCTATTATCTGTCACTTAATACCTGACCGAATGAAAATAAAAGCCGTAATTGTAGATGATGAAATCATAGCAAGAGAAGTTCTGAGAAGCTATCTCACCAAATATTGCCCGCAGGTGGAAATTCTTGGTGAAGCTGAAAATATCAGAGAAGCCGTTCCGCTGATTACTGAAAAGCAGCCGCAACTGGTGTTTCTTGATGTTGAAATGCCTTTTGGAAACGCTTTTGATGTGTTGGAGGCCACCAAAGATCAGGCGTACGAAACCATTTTCATTACAGCATTTTCACAGTATTCGCTGCAGGCATTGAACAAATCGGCAAGCTATTATATCTTAAAGCCCATTGATATTCAGGAACTGATTCTGGCCGTTAATAAAGTCGCTGAGAGCCTGGAGAAAAAAGAAGAACTCAACCGGAATAAAATTTTGCTGGAGAATCTGAAGCTGAAACCGGAAAAACAGCAATTGATATTGCCCACTTTACAAGGCTTTGATGTGGTAAAAACAGAAGATATTGTCAGGCTGCAGGCAGACGGAAACTTTACCCAGGTTTACCTTACCGATGGCTCAAAGAAGATGGTATGCAGGTTTTTAAAACATTTTGACGACCTGCTGGAAAGTCCCTTTGTAAGAGTACACCGTTCCCACATCATCAATACAGCTTTTGTAAAATCCTACCACAAAAGCGGAACTGTAATGCTGTCTGACGATACGGAAATTGAGGTTTCCGGAAGCTTTAAGGATAATTTCCTGAAGGTCTTTTCATAGAATTTATTGTTCTTTAACAGCCTGTAGGCATTATTTTTGACGTTTTCATCAGAACCACACCAAAAAAATCTCTTATGAAAACCCTTCATAAAATCATACTTCCCGTATCATTGGGTGCATTAGGACTGATTATTTTTAACTCGTGTTCCGTAAGAATTCCCAAAGGTGCTGCAGCAGTAAAGAACTTTGATGCTAAAAAATACCTCGGCAGATGGTATGAAATTGCCCGTTTTGACTATCGTTTTGAGAAAAATATGGATAATGTCACTGCAGAATATACAGAAAATCCGGATGGCTCCATTCAGGTGAAGAACAAAGGCTATGATTACGTAAAAAAAGTCTGGAATGAATCTATCGGAGAAGCCCAGTTTGTAAAAGACCCTACAGAAGCCCGGCTGAAAGTATCATTTTTCAAACCTATCTGGGCAGGGTATAACGTGATCGATATTGATGAAGACTATCAGTATGCCATGGTTGCAGGAAGCAGTTTGAAATATCTCTGGATCCTGTCCCGTACTACCACCATCCCCGAAAGCATCCGTCAGCGTTTCCTGGCAAAGGCAAAAAAAATCGGTTATGATACCAATGAACTGATCTGGGTAAAACATAATCAATAAATAAAAAAAAGAAGCTGAGAAGAATGGCTGTTAATAAATAACTGACGCATTGATCTTCTTAGCTTCCTTTGTATTTTCATTCTTCCCGAATCAAATACAAATTGTGTGGATCATATTGTTTGTATTGATGGAATTTAATTTAACGCAAAGTTTTAGCCTCCTTAAAATTAAGTATCCGGATAATTATTCTTTGCGTTTGGAAAATAATTTGTTTTCATTCCACAACTTTTGATGGTGATCCTTTATCCCGCAATATATTCCTTCCACTCTTCAAAACGATAATCAATGACCTGTTTCATCAGATCGTAGTTCTCGTAAGTATCTTCAATGTGGTAAAACGTTTCATACTCATAATCATTTTCTTCCGCCTTGGTATCAAAAAGGTTGACGTAGTCGTCTGCAAAAGAGCTGTATCGGTTCCCGAAATCAGTATCATCAGCATAATAGTCTTTCGCAAAACTGTTTCCCAGGTCATTCAGGTCATATTCGGAAAACTTCCCGTCACAGCAGTCCATCACAAATTCCGCTCCGGTTATTTCTCTTCGTTTCAGCCGTTCAATTTCCTCTGCGGAATCTTCTTTCAGTTCATCAGAGATAAGATCATGGTTTACGCACCAGTTCAGGAACATTCCGGTATGGGTTGCTCCGTTCTTCTGAGGAAGTCCTTCCGGGAAATCACCGCCATAATGCCATGAGGCATCATCATATTTAGACATAATTTTTCTTGTAGTTTTAAATAAATTCTGTCAAAAATAGAAAAAATCAATTTATATTGCCGGGCACGGGGAATTTTCCGTCATTTGTATCAGAATTTTTTTCGAAAACAAAACATGGATAAAGCGGTTCTGATTACCATTGGTGATGAAATCCTTTCAGGAAACACGGTAGATACCAACTCTAATTTTATTGCCTCCGAGCTTAAAAATATCGGAATAAAAGTTGTACAGATCTTCACGATCTCTGACGAAATTGAAACAATTAAAAATACTTTGAGTACCGCTTTTGAGCTGGGAGATCTTGTTATCACTACCGGCGGACTGGGACCTACCCGGGATGA
It encodes the following:
- a CDS encoding LytR/AlgR family response regulator transcription factor; its protein translation is MKIKAVIVDDEIIAREVLRSYLTKYCPQVEILGEAENIREAVPLITEKQPQLVFLDVEMPFGNAFDVLEATKDQAYETIFITAFSQYSLQALNKSASYYILKPIDIQELILAVNKVAESLEKKEELNRNKILLENLKLKPEKQQLILPTLQGFDVVKTEDIVRLQADGNFTQVYLTDGSKKMVCRFLKHFDDLLESPFVRVHRSHIINTAFVKSYHKSGTVMLSDDTEIEVSGSFKDNFLKVFS
- a CDS encoding lipocalin family protein; its protein translation is MKTLHKIILPVSLGALGLIIFNSCSVRIPKGAAAVKNFDAKKYLGRWYEIARFDYRFEKNMDNVTAEYTENPDGSIQVKNKGYDYVKKVWNESIGEAQFVKDPTEARLKVSFFKPIWAGYNVIDIDEDYQYAMVAGSSLKYLWILSRTTTIPESIRQRFLAKAKKIGYDTNELIWVKHNQ
- a CDS encoding DUF7832 domain-containing protein is translated as MSKYDDASWHYGGDFPEGLPQKNGATHTGMFLNWCVNHDLISDELKEDSAEEIERLKRREITGAEFVMDCCDGKFSEYDLNDLGNSFAKDYYADDTDFGNRYSSFADDYVNLFDTKAEENDYEYETFYHIEDTYENYDLMKQVIDYRFEEWKEYIAG